From Taeniopygia guttata chromosome 3, bTaeGut7.mat, whole genome shotgun sequence:
CCCCCGGCCCAGCGCTGGAGCTGGGGGCACCCGCGTGCTGCGGGCTCGCCCTTTCCCCCGGCGGCGGCCGTGGGGCGGCCCCGGGAGTGCGGGGAGGCTCCGCGAGTGCCCCGGGCTGCCGGGCCGCCACCATGTCCAAAGTGGCGGCGGAAAGTTGCGGAGCAGCGCCGGCCGAAGACTTGTCCAAGGTGTCGGACGAGGAGCTGCTTAAGTGGAGCAAGGAGGAGCTGATCCGCAGCCTCCGCCGCGCCGAGGCCGAGAAGATGAGCGCGATGCTGGACCACAGCAACCTCATCCGCGAGGTGAACCGCCGCCTCCAGCTCCACCTCGGCGAGATCCGCGGCTTGAAGGTAGCGGGGTGGGCAGGGTGGGACCCCTGAAGTTTGTGTGGTGTCTCCCGCCGGGAGCTATCTCGTCAGGTAGATGGTCTGGGAGGAGCCGCTCCCGAGAACCGCATGAAAAGTGGATGAGGACTGGGTGAATAGCGTTTGATCCCGCTTAATAATCAAGCGTCCGGCTAAAGGACGACCAGCTGTTCGGCAGTCTGTGGAGCACAGCTGGTTTATGCTCTGCCCCGCTATTCTTTTGGGTTGATAAAAACGCTGAAGTCTTGTCAGCTTTGTGTTAGACTTCCTTGGTTGTGAGTGAGGTTAAATGGTCCTGCCTGAAGTGCACAGAAATAAGGGTTTTTGTAGCTCACGCTGTTTTCTGTCACTATTTTCAGACAGACGTAGTCTGTTAGGCAGGCTGGTAGGCTGCTGGAGGGAGCTGGTCATTTCCAGGATGCAGCGCAGCCTGTGGCAGGTGATGGCAAACCCGTGGGCTCGGGTTTGGGATGGTCAGAACCAATCCCTAATTTATTGTGCAAAAAGGCATCTGGCAATGCATCTCTGATCAGACCATTCTTCCTGTGTGCTCGTGCAGGGGCAGACCAAGTCTGTAATGGCTTATCTGCTCTTAATTTCACTCTCTTGGTGGCTGAGAAGCTTAGTCCCTAATGCTTCCTTCCCACTTCTGAGGGCTGGGAAAGAAGTGTGACTGTTTACAGAGCATTACCTTGCTTGTGGATTATAGATATAGAAAGTTACCTTAGAGATAGCTAAGAACATTTTCTGGCTTATTGCTTTGAGAATTTTCAATAAATTCCTTCAGTGAGGTGAGGTTGGAGGGAATGAGAGAAGACACACAAATGCAGTGTGGGCTTTTGAATTATTACAAGAAAGTGCATTAGAAGAGAGTTCTTCACTTGTAGAATGGTTTTAAATGACAGAATAATTGAGAAAGTGTCTTTGATAATAGTGTGGTATAAAATAAATAGTTCCTGCCTCTGAAGGTTTTGTGTTCTGCAAAGTATGTGTGTCCCTTTGGTGGTGTCTGAGGGTAAAAAAGACCCATCCATGGTAGTATTGAGTAAAACTGAACCTTATATTTAAATGTAAGTTCAGTTACAACAATAGTATCTTTCTCCCAGTTACGTGCAAAAGTATCTGGATTTCTGCATCTTCCAGTTAACTGACCAAACACACTTAAGATGGGTAGGACGGAGTCATAAATTCCTCTCTCAATTCCAAACTCCTTAAGTCTTGTTTGATTTCCTCCTTTTGTTCAGATGCCTCAGCTGGGGCTTTCAGAAAGAATCTGGGAGAAGGAGTTTTTTGAGCCCTGTCTTGGTATCTGGGACTCTCCCTCCTTTGTCCTGTGTGAAATAACTGCTCCATGAGTAAGAATGACCAGCTGGATGGGTGTCTCCTGCTTCCTGACTGAGGAATTGTGGACTTCCACAACTTTTTTTGATCCCACTGTGGGATCATTTCAAACATCTCTCACTAGCAGAGGTTTTTAAGGACCCCTTAAAGGCtcattgagattttttttccattgtcaAGTACAGTAAAATTCAATGTTATCTTGAGGCAAAAGTCAGAAAAACACAGGCATTCATGCACCTAAATCTGATGGAGTTACAAAAGCTTCCTTTTCTTAGGAAACTGTGCTGAAGTGGGGTTTCCATAAGACTGAATTTTTAACAACTTTGGCTAATCTGTGGTTGTAATGTCATACATAAGCAATGAATGTGTAGACGATGGGAGAAAGATAAATATGGTTGCAAGTTCAAACTAGAAGGATGAAATACTGAAGATGTTTTTATTCTGCTGTAGTAATACTCTGAACATTTTTACTTCAGTGTATTTGCTTCAGACTGTTCCTCACTTAGGGAAGGGCATAGATTCATGTACTTCATTTTGTTAAGGGTGAAAACATCTATTTAAGCAGGTTATTTAATTTCAGAGTGGTTGAAGCAATCGTGGTCAAGTGATGACTGACAAGGTTTTTATGccaatcaggaaaaaaatccagcaaaccccatctttaaaaaaaatctctaaaatgGTCATGTTTATATGTGACTATGCTTTAGGGAAAAGGGAGTATAAAtgttaataattaattatttaagaGAGCTTACAATTTCTGGTGTACCTTGCACTTTTATTTAGCAATAACTCACAGGTGAATATTTCTCAGGGGAGCAAGATCATCATGAGAGCACTTAGAATCCTTGCCCAATTTGGGAGCTAAATTACTCTGATATTTagcatgaaaattaattaagcaCCTGAAACTTTTCTGCTGTATCAGAAGTTAGAAATTAGCTCCAAGCTATGGGCAGTTTTTGCTGGACAGCAGCTTTGTTTGCTCAAAGCATGGAGCAGTTAAAACGTGCCAGATCTACACATGGAATTATTTATGCCTTACTGAAGTGCTTAAACAAGGGTTTGCAGCAGTGCTGTCCACTGGCTTGTGTAACAGTTTAACATCAATTCCTTTAGACTCCCCTCTGTCATGGTAATCTTTCTCTTAAAGGACATCAACCAGAAGCTGCAGGAAGATAACCAGGAGCTGAGGGACCTTTGCTGCTTCCTGGATGACGACCGGCAGAAGGGCAAGAGGGTGTCCCGCGAgtggcagaggctgggcaggTACAGCGCCAGTGTCATGCACAAGGAGGTGGCCTTATACATGCAGAAGCTGAAAGAGCTGGAAGTGAGGCAAGAAGAAGTGGTTAAGGAGAACCTGGAGCTGAAGGAGTTGTGTGTGTTGCTGGATGAGGAGAAGAGTGGAGGAGCAGGCAGCCGGAGCTCTATCGACAGCCAGATCAGCCTGTGCCAGCTGACTGCCACCAGTGCGTACATCAGAGATGttggggatggcagcagcacctccagcacgGGTAGCACAGACAGCCCAGACCATCACAAACACCACCCAAGTACCAGTCCAGAACACCTGCAAAAACCTCGGGGGGAAGGAAGCCCTGAGCATCAGAAACACCGGAGCATCAGCCCAGAGCACCTGCAGAAGCCCAGGAGTTCTGGCAGTCCTGACCATCACCTGAAAGGGCCGAGCCCTGAGCATCACAAAACCATTGTCAAAGTACCTGAACAAcaaaagcacagcagcagcagtccaGAAACTATCCCAAAGCATGTTTTGAGTAGTAGTCCTGAACACTTTCAAAAGCAGAGGCCTGGTGGTAGCCCTGAGCATCAAAAGCACAGCGGTGGCAGCCCAGATCACCTTCAAAAGCACACGCCCAGTGGAAGTACAGAGCACCTCCACAAGGTGAGGGGTTCGAGCCCAGAGCATCTCAAACAACATTATGGAGGGAGCCCAGAGCACCTCAAACACCTCAGCGGAGGCAGCAGAGAAGGAACCCTCAGGAGACAAGTGACAGATGAGCTGTCCCCTCACCACAGGAGTTTGTACAACGGAATGAATGGTGGGTGAATATTTGGAGCAAAAGCTCACTTTGAAAATTGCTAAGGTAGTTTTGGTGTTATTCCAGCTCTTTCTGCAGCAGGAATGATGTTTGATGTGAAATGAAAGGCAATGAGTCTGGTGTTACCATTATTCCTTTAGCAGATGATTTAATTGGAGTACATGTTTGTCCATCCAGCAGGTGTGGGGTAGATTAAAGAAGTAGGGGGATAGGGCATTTTGAGTGTTGGTATAGGGTATCAAGGAAAAGCTCTCAGCCCTGACCCTGCTCTGTGGTTGGTAGATGTAAACTATTTGTCCCTAGGTGGATTTGTGTTTGCATAGGAGAGGAATTGCATTATGTTTCTTGTCCTGCTTAAACCTGAGTCAGCAGAGTGGAGGCGAGTGTCTCCAATTTCACTTCCACCTTCCTAATCTGCTTTGTCTGTAgctttaaagattttaaaatttcctcttTATTGATTGAAGACTTCTTTTATCCTTATCTATAAACTTTGGAAAAGACCCCAGATGAAGAGTAGGCACAATAAAAATGAATCTGATATCTCCTTTCAAAGCCTTGAGTTTGCATATTTTTTAATcataacaaattaaaaatttagtAAGATCAAGAAggggtttattttctgttttattgctGCCTTTTAGAAAGGTTTCCAATAAACATGCCTAGTTTTTAAGTGCAGTATATCCTGACTGATGGAAATAATTTGTTTGTCTTAGGAGAGTCACAATGTAAGTATCTTGCTATTTTGAAAGCTACAAAGTTCAGACATCCTACTCTGCTGTTGAAATAACTCATTTTAGACTTCGCAGAATTCGTATAGCCTGCtgccttttatttcttccatgtGCTTTGGGATGTTCTCATGAAGGCAATTAATGTCCTAGTTGGAAACCCTTTTCTCATGCCTTTATACTTAAATTTTAAATCGAACTGCAGAAAGTGATGATTTTGTCTTAGCAAATTGTCTTGGATGGATTCATGTGTTTCCATTTCATaagcagctgtgagaagctgtgttGGCATCAGTGGAAGTGACCACTTGTTGGATCTGCTTGTGAGATGGGTGCTGTCTTCAACCTTTGTCACACTGGTCCAGTTACCAGCTGGGATTAACTTACACAATGCCTTCAGTTAGCCCCTctctgcaggggcaaatccacattgttttcagtgaaatgtgtatttttggCAGGGCTGACCAACTCCAG
This genomic window contains:
- the CCDC85A gene encoding coiled-coil domain-containing protein 85A isoform X1 — translated: MSKVAAESCGAAPAEDLSKVSDEELLKWSKEELIRSLRRAEAEKMSAMLDHSNLIREVNRRLQLHLGEIRGLKDINQKLQEDNQELRDLCCFLDDDRQKGKRVSREWQRLGRYSASVMHKEVALYMQKLKELEVRQEEVVKENLELKELCVLLDEEKSGGAGSRSSIDSQISLCQLTATSAYIRDVGDGSSTSSTGSTDSPDHHKHHPSTSPEHLQKPRGEGSPEHQKHRSISPEHLQKPRSSGSPDHHLKGPSPEHHKTIVKVPEQQKHSSSSPETIPKHVLSSSPEHFQKQRPGGSPEHQKHSGGSPDHLQKHTPSGSTEHLHKVRGSSPEHLKQHYGGSPEHLKHLSGGSREGTLRRQVTDELSPHHRSLYNGMNESTLSYVRQLEARVRQLEEENRMLPQDAIRMPGGAEGSHCSANEPANISGHGSASQQSDSVVNALKVVWRKLGDAAGSCPGIRQHLSGNQYKGPM
- the CCDC85A gene encoding coiled-coil domain-containing protein 85A isoform X4 — protein: MSKVAAESCGAAPAEDLSKVSDEELLKWSKEELIRSLRRAEAEKMSAMLDHSNLIREVNRRLQLHLGEIRGLKDINQKLQEDNQELRDLCCFLDDDRQKGKRVSREWQRLGRYSASVMHKEVALYMQKLKELEVRQEEVVKENLELKELCVLLDEEKSGGAGSRSSIDSQISLCQLTATSAYIRDVGDGSSTSSTGSTDSPDHHKHHPSTSPEHLQKPRGEGSPEHQKHRSISPEHLQKPRSSGSPDHHLKGPSPEHHKTIVKVPEQQKHSSSSPETIPKHVLSSSPEHFQKQRPGGSPEHQKHSGGSPDHLQKHTPSGSTEHLHKVRGSSPEHLKQHYGGSPEHLKHLSGGSREGTLRRQVTDELSPHHRSLYNGMNGFCSVTKSKKKT
- the CCDC85A gene encoding coiled-coil domain-containing protein 85A isoform X2, which translates into the protein MSKVAAESCGAAPAEDLSKVSDEELLKWSKEELIRSLRRAEAEKMSAMLDHSNLIREVNRRLQLHLGEIRGLKDINQKLQEDNQELRDLCCFLDDDRQKGKRVSREWQRLGRYSASVMHKEVALYMQKLKELEVRQEEVVKENLELKELCVLLDEEKSGGAGSRSSIDSQISLCQLTATSAYIRDVGDGSSTSSTGSTDSPDHHKHHPSTSPEHLQKPRGEGSPEHQKHRSISPEHLQKPRSSGSPDHHLKGPSPEHHKTIVKVPEQQKHSSSSPETIPKHVLSSSPEHFQKQRPGGSPEHQKHSGGSPDHLQKHTPSGSTEHLHKVRGSSPEHLKQHYGGSPEHLKHLSGGSREGTLRRQVTDELSPHHRSLYNGMNESTLSYVRQLEARVRQLEEENRMLPQVVWRKLGDAAGSCPGIRQHLSGNQYKGPM
- the CCDC85A gene encoding coiled-coil domain-containing protein 85A isoform X3, encoding MSKVAAESCGAAPAEDLSKVSDEELLKWSKEELIRSLRRAEAEKMSAMLDHSNLIREVNRRLQLHLGEIRGLKDINQKLQEDNQELRDLCCFLDDDRQKGKRVSREWQRLGRYSASVMHKEVALYMQKLKELEVRQEEVVKENLELKELCVLLDEEKSGGAGSRSSIDSQISLCQLTATSAYIRDVGDGSSTSSTGSTDSPDHHKHHPSTSPEHLQKPRGEGSPEHQKHRSISPEHLQKPRSSGSPDHHLKGPSPEHHKTIVKVPEQQKHSSSSPETIPKHVLSSSPEHFQKQRPGGSPEHQKHSGGSPDHLQKHTPSGSTEHLHKVRGSSPEHLKQHYGGSPEHLKHLSGGSREGTLRRQVTDELSPHHRSLYNGMNGCVEETWRCCRVVPWN